One genomic region from Gossypium hirsutum isolate 1008001.06 chromosome D13, Gossypium_hirsutum_v2.1, whole genome shotgun sequence encodes:
- the LOC107943402 gene encoding BTB/POZ domain-containing protein NPY2 has protein sequence MKFMKLGSKPDTFQSDGNNARYVASELATDITVTVGDVKFYLHKFPLLSKSAYLQKLAASGNEENNDEIQISDIPGGPVAFEICAKFCYGMTVTLNAFNVVAARCAAEYLGMHETIEKGNLIYKIDVFLNSSIFHSWKDSIIVLQTTKSMLPLSEELKVVGLCIDAIATKACIDVSKVDWSYTYNRRKVPEENGNDLNCNGFRNRPVPKDWWVEDLCELEIDLYKRVIMNIKTKGILSHEVIGEALKAYSYRRLPGFSKGVIRSGDVIKYRSTVDAIVWLLPAEKGSVSCSFLLKLLKAAIIVDLGEMAQEQLVRRIGQQLEEASVNDLSIRAADGEDVVYDVDTVQKIVKEFLMQDQNAEFESEDNEVQEIRRPGILTDASKLMVAKLIDAYLAEIAKDPNLPMSKFVDLAELVSCISRPSHDGLYRAIDMYLKEHPGISKSERKRICKLMDCKKLSVDACMHAVQNERLPLRVVVQVLFFEQVRATASSGSSTPDLPRGLKDLNIGSHGSSRSAATHPEEDWDAVATAEELKALKGEIAALRMSNGIGGSERNGGDSRNSVDKVAISKMKGLLKSKRIFSKIWSSKGAQGENSGSDSSESLGSANPEEAKSTPSRNRRHSVS, from the exons ATGAAGTTCATGAAGCTTGGATCGAAGCCAGATACGTTTCAGAGTGATGGGAACAATGCGAG GTACGTGGCAAGTGAGCTGGCAACTGACATCACTGTCACTGTAGGGGATGTTAAGTTTTATCTGCACAAG TTTCCTCTTCTGTCGAAAAGTGCATACTTACAAAAGTTGGCTGCAAGTGGTAATGAAGAAAACAATGATGAAATTCAGATTTCTGACATTCCCGGAGGCCCAGTTGCCTTTGAGATATGTGCCAAATTTTGTTACGGCATGACTGTCACCCTCAATGCTTTCAATGTTGTCGCTGCTAGATGTGCAGCTGAGTACTTAGGAATGCATGAGACCATCGAAAAAGGGAACCTAATTTACAAGATCGATGTCTTCCTCAACTCCAGCATCTTCCATAGCTGGAAGGATTCGATCATTGTTCTTCAGACCACGAAATCTATGTTACCATTATCCGAGGAATTGAAGGTGGTTGGTCTCTGCATCGATGCTATAGCTACCAAGGCTTGCATTGATGTTTCCAAGGTTGATTGGTCCTACACTTATAACCGGAGGAAGGTCCCAGAGGAAAATGGAAATGATCTGAACTGTAATGGTTTCAGAAACCGACCTGTGCCAAAGGATTGGTGGGTTGAGGATTTGTGTGAACTTGAAATTGATCTATATAAGCGTGTCATAATGAATATTAAAACCAAAGGAATACTATCTCATGAAGTGATTGGAGAAGCTTTGAAAGCTTATTCTTACAGAAGGTTGCCTGGTTTCAGTAAGGGCGTGATCCGTTCCGGGGATGTCATAAAGTATAGATCAACAGTTGATGCTATTGTCTGGCTGTTGCCTGCTGAGAAAGGAAGTGTATCTTGTAGTTTCTTGCTGAAGTTATTGAAAGCAGCCATCATTGTTGACTTGGGAGAAATGGCCCAGGAGCAGCTCGTGAGGCGAATAGGGCAGCAACTTGAGGAGGCTTCCGTAAATGATCTTTCAATACGAGCTGCAGACGGGGAAGATGTAGTGTATGATGTTGATACGGTACAGAAAATAGTGAAAGAGTTTCTGATGCAAGATCAGAATGCTGAATTCGAGTCGGAAGACAACGAGGTCCAGGAAATACGAAGACCTGGAATCCTAACCGATGCTTCCAAGCTGATGGTGGCAAAATTGATCGATGCATATCTTGCTGAAATTGCAAAGGATCCCAACTTACCCATGTCGAAGTTTGTAGACCTAGCTGAACTGGTGTCTTGCATCTCTCGGCCTTCTCACGATGGGCTTTACCGAGCCATTGACATGTACCTTAAG GAGCACCCAGGGATCAGCAAGAGTGAGAGGAAAAGAATATGCAAATTAATGGATTGCAAGAAACTATCAGTTGATGCATGTATGCACGCTGTGCAAAATGAGAGACTCCCATTGCGTGTCGTTGTGCAGGTTCTGTTTTTCGAGCAGGTAAGGGCTACTGCTTCATCAGGAAGTAGCACTCCTGACTTGCCTAGAGGCCTGAAGGATCTAAATATTGGATCTCATGGGAGCTCAAGGTCAGCAGCAACCCACCCGGAGGAAGATTGGGATGCAGTGGCCACAGCCGAGGAACTCAAGGCCCTGAAAGGCGAAATAGCTGCCTTGAGGATGAGCAACGGCATTGGAGGGAGTGAGAGAAACGGCGGAGATAGTAGGAACAGCGTCGACAAAGTTGCCATTAGTAAAATGAAAGGTTTATTGAAATCCAAGAGGATATTTTCAAAGATATGGTCAAGCAAAGGAGCCCAAGGTGAAAACAGCGGTTCGGATTCATCAGAAAGTCTCGGTTCGGCCAATCCTGAAGAAGCCAAATCAACACCATCCAGAAATAGAAGGCATTCGGTTTCTTAA
- the LOC121225682 gene encoding QWRF motif-containing protein 2 isoform X1, translating into MMVAALSRPPTPSRPTVEPQKETNSTHQKPPLKDNGSTVTRKSRGRQVSSRYLSPSPSSSSSTSSTSSAAKPTARFPSPLISRSTNTMSTGNKAAARFHSPLVSRSTNASTTSSSLPKRSQSVDRRRPGSQLPPGNSNANGSTELSAATKMLITSTRSLSVSFQGESYSLPISKAKAQVGSTLIRKATPERRRATPVRDHGENSKPADQQLWPARNRKGNSGPGSGSNLLSRSFDYSGERKDFGSGAVLAKSLQQSMMLDESSKRVSFDGSRLSLDLGSSELLKEANKLNPDSNSLIEASNELNASDTDSISSGSTNSGTGRSGNLKGKNGPRNIVVSARFWQETNSRLRRLQDPGSPLSSSPGSRIGSPAKFSQPKRVSCDGAVASPIRGCIRPASPSKLWTSSASSPTPSRGLSPGRVRNAVGGKEMIGNAVNTPSILSFSVDIRRGKKGEDLIFDAHALRLFYNGYLQWRFANARADATFIVQKLSAEKNLWNAWVTTSELRHSVTLKRVKLLLLRQKLKFTSILKRQIAHLEAWALLERDHSSSLLGATEALKASTLRLPIVGKATADIQNLKDAISSAVEMMQAMASSICSLSSKVEEMNSLVAELASLAAKETVLLEHCKDFLSSLAAIQVKDCSLRSHIIQLNRVPTTNNLTTRV; encoded by the exons ATGATGGTGGCTGCCTTGTCTCGTCCACCAACTCCTTCACGCCCCACTGTTGAACCACAGAAAGAAACAAATAGTACCCATCAAAAGCCCCCTCTCAAAGACAATGGCTCCACTGTTACGAGAAAGTCCAGAGGACGACAAGTTTCTTCAAGGTATTTGTCTCCTTCTCCTTCATCGTCTTCTTCCACTTCTTCTACTTCATCGGCGGCCAAACCAACGGCGAGATTTCCTTCGCCCCTTATATCTCGTTCCACTAATACTATGTCGACGGGGAACAAAGCAGCTGCGAGATTCCATTCCCCGCTTGTTTCTCGTTCAACGAATGCTAGTACGACGTCGTCTTCGCTTCCTAAACGGTCTCAATCCGTCGACCGGAGGCGGCCGGGGAGTCAATTGCCGCCGGGAAATAGCAATGCTAATGGCTCCACGGAATTGTCAGCAGCTACCAAGATGTTGATTACTTCAACGCGAAGTTTGTCGGTTTCGTTTCAAGGCGAGTCCTATTCGCTTCCGATCAGTAAGGCTAAGGCTCAAGTCGGTTCTACTCTGATAAGGAAAGCAACACCCGAAAGGCGTAGAGCTACTCCGGTGAGAGATCACGGGGAGAACTCGAAGCCTGCGGATCAGCAACTCTGGCCGGCCAGAAACCGGAAAGGGAATTCCGGTCCGGGTTCGGGTTCAAACCTGTTGTCTAGGAGCTTTGATTATAGTGGTGAAAGGAAGGATTTTGGATCTGGGGCAGTGCTGGCTAAGTCACTGCAACAATCAATGATGCTTGATGAGAGTAGCAAAAGGGTTTCTTTTGATGGTAGTAGATTGAGTTTGGATTTGGGTAGCTCCGAGTTGTTAAAAGAAGCTAATAAGCTAAACCCAGATTCCAATTCTTTAATTGAGGCTTCTAATGAACTCAATGCATCTGATACAGATAGTATATCATCTGGGAGCACCAATTCTGGAACTGGAAGAAGTGGGAATTTGAAAGGGAAGAATGGACCCCGTAATATTGTTGTGTCTGCAAGGTTTTGGCAGGAAACTAATAGCCGGTTAAGGCGGTTGCAGGACCCAGGTTCACCTTTGTCTTCGAGCCCGGGTTCTAGAATTGGTTCACCAGCTAAGTTTAGTCAACCAAAAAGGGTTTCTTGTGATGGTGCAGTGGCTTCTCCTATTAGGGGTTGTATAAGACCTGCTTCTCCTAGTAAGCTTTGGACATCTTCGGCTTCATCTCCAACTCCATCGAGGGGACTAAGTCCTGGTCGGGTTAGAAATGCAGTTGGTGGTAAAGAGATGATTGGGAATGCTGTTAATACCCCTTCAATTCTCAGCTTTTCCGTTGATATTCGGAGAGGAAAGAAGGGAGAGGATCTAATTTTCGATGCTCATGCATTGAGGCTTTTTTATAACGGTTACTTGCAATGGAGATTTGCAAATGCAAGGGCAGATGCAACTTTCATAGTGCAAAAACTGAGCGCTGAG AAAAATCTGTGGAATGCATGGGTAACAACATCAGAACTGCGGCATTCTGTGACCCTCAAGAGAGTAAAGTTGCTGCTGCTTAGGCAAAAGTTGAAATTCACTTCCATCCTGAAAAGACAA ATAGCTCATTTAGAAGCATGGGCCCTCCTGGAGAGAGACCACTCTAGCTCTTTGCTAGGAGCAACTGAAGCTTTAAAGGCTAGTACTCTTCGGCTTCCAATTGTTGGAAAAGCAACA GCAGACATCCAAAATCTGAAGGATGCTATCAGTTCAGCAGTTGAGATGATGCAGGCAATGGCATCTTCAATATGCTCATTGTCATCAAAG GTGGAGGAAATGAATTCTTTGGTGGCTGAACTTGCGAGCTTGGCTGCAAAGGAAACAGTTTTGCTTGAACATTGTAAGGATTTTTTGTCCTCGTTAGCAGCCATTCAG GTTAAGGACTGTAGTTTGAGGTCACATATAATACAACTAAATCGAGTACCCACGACCAACAACCTGACCACACGTGTGTAG
- the LOC121225682 gene encoding QWRF motif-containing protein 2 isoform X2, with the protein MMVAALSRPPTPSRPTVEPQKETNSTHQKPPLKDNGSTVTRKSRGRQVSSRYLSPSPSSSSSTSSTSSAAKPTARFPSPLISRSTNTMSTGNKAAARFHSPLVSRSTNASTTSSSLPKRSQSVDRRRPGSQLPPGNSNANGSTELSAATKMLITSTRSLSVSFQGESYSLPISKAKAQVGSTLIRKATPERRRATPVRDHGENSKPADQQLWPARNRKGNSGPGSGSNLLSRSFDYSGERKDFGSGAVLAKSLQQSMMLDESSKRVSFDGSRLSLDLGSSELLKEANKLNPDSNSLIEASNELNASDTDSISSGSTNSGTGRSGNLKGKNGPRNIVVSARFWQETNSRLRRLQDPGSPLSSSPGSRIGSPAKFSQPKRVSCDGAVASPIRGCIRPASPSKLWTSSASSPTPSRGLSPGRVRNAVGGKEMIGNAVNTPSILSFSVDIRRGKKGEDLIFDAHALRLFYNGYLQWRFANARADATFIVQKLSAEKNLWNAWVTTSELRHSVTLKRVKLLLLRQKLKFTSILKRQIAHLEAWALLERDHSSSLLGATEALKASTLRLPIVGKATADIQNLKDAISSAVEMMQAMASSICSLSSKQVEEMNSLVAELASLAAKETVLLEHCKDFLSSLAAIQVKDCSLRSHIIQLNRVPTTNNLTTRV; encoded by the exons ATGATGGTGGCTGCCTTGTCTCGTCCACCAACTCCTTCACGCCCCACTGTTGAACCACAGAAAGAAACAAATAGTACCCATCAAAAGCCCCCTCTCAAAGACAATGGCTCCACTGTTACGAGAAAGTCCAGAGGACGACAAGTTTCTTCAAGGTATTTGTCTCCTTCTCCTTCATCGTCTTCTTCCACTTCTTCTACTTCATCGGCGGCCAAACCAACGGCGAGATTTCCTTCGCCCCTTATATCTCGTTCCACTAATACTATGTCGACGGGGAACAAAGCAGCTGCGAGATTCCATTCCCCGCTTGTTTCTCGTTCAACGAATGCTAGTACGACGTCGTCTTCGCTTCCTAAACGGTCTCAATCCGTCGACCGGAGGCGGCCGGGGAGTCAATTGCCGCCGGGAAATAGCAATGCTAATGGCTCCACGGAATTGTCAGCAGCTACCAAGATGTTGATTACTTCAACGCGAAGTTTGTCGGTTTCGTTTCAAGGCGAGTCCTATTCGCTTCCGATCAGTAAGGCTAAGGCTCAAGTCGGTTCTACTCTGATAAGGAAAGCAACACCCGAAAGGCGTAGAGCTACTCCGGTGAGAGATCACGGGGAGAACTCGAAGCCTGCGGATCAGCAACTCTGGCCGGCCAGAAACCGGAAAGGGAATTCCGGTCCGGGTTCGGGTTCAAACCTGTTGTCTAGGAGCTTTGATTATAGTGGTGAAAGGAAGGATTTTGGATCTGGGGCAGTGCTGGCTAAGTCACTGCAACAATCAATGATGCTTGATGAGAGTAGCAAAAGGGTTTCTTTTGATGGTAGTAGATTGAGTTTGGATTTGGGTAGCTCCGAGTTGTTAAAAGAAGCTAATAAGCTAAACCCAGATTCCAATTCTTTAATTGAGGCTTCTAATGAACTCAATGCATCTGATACAGATAGTATATCATCTGGGAGCACCAATTCTGGAACTGGAAGAAGTGGGAATTTGAAAGGGAAGAATGGACCCCGTAATATTGTTGTGTCTGCAAGGTTTTGGCAGGAAACTAATAGCCGGTTAAGGCGGTTGCAGGACCCAGGTTCACCTTTGTCTTCGAGCCCGGGTTCTAGAATTGGTTCACCAGCTAAGTTTAGTCAACCAAAAAGGGTTTCTTGTGATGGTGCAGTGGCTTCTCCTATTAGGGGTTGTATAAGACCTGCTTCTCCTAGTAAGCTTTGGACATCTTCGGCTTCATCTCCAACTCCATCGAGGGGACTAAGTCCTGGTCGGGTTAGAAATGCAGTTGGTGGTAAAGAGATGATTGGGAATGCTGTTAATACCCCTTCAATTCTCAGCTTTTCCGTTGATATTCGGAGAGGAAAGAAGGGAGAGGATCTAATTTTCGATGCTCATGCATTGAGGCTTTTTTATAACGGTTACTTGCAATGGAGATTTGCAAATGCAAGGGCAGATGCAACTTTCATAGTGCAAAAACTGAGCGCTGAG AAAAATCTGTGGAATGCATGGGTAACAACATCAGAACTGCGGCATTCTGTGACCCTCAAGAGAGTAAAGTTGCTGCTGCTTAGGCAAAAGTTGAAATTCACTTCCATCCTGAAAAGACAA ATAGCTCATTTAGAAGCATGGGCCCTCCTGGAGAGAGACCACTCTAGCTCTTTGCTAGGAGCAACTGAAGCTTTAAAGGCTAGTACTCTTCGGCTTCCAATTGTTGGAAAAGCAACA GCAGACATCCAAAATCTGAAGGATGCTATCAGTTCAGCAGTTGAGATGATGCAGGCAATGGCATCTTCAATATGCTCATTGTCATCAAAG CAGGTGGAGGAAATGAATTCTTTGGTGGCTGAACTTGCGAGCTTGGCTGCAAAGGAAACAGTTTTGCTTGAACATTGTAAGGATTTTTTGTCCTCGTTAGCAGCCATTCAG GTTAAGGACTGTAGTTTGAGGTCACATATAATACAACTAAATCGAGTACCCACGACCAACAACCTGACCACACGTGTGTAG